A window of the Brassica napus cultivar Da-Ae chromosome A2, Da-Ae, whole genome shotgun sequence genome harbors these coding sequences:
- the LOC106412321 gene encoding uncharacterized protein LOC106412321: protein MAMKTFFVVSMLLLAVYLQTTLGNEVKCEKLDKDTCAFAVSSTGKRCVLEQSIKRSGIEGYTCRSSEIEADKVTNIIESDECIKACGLDRKSLGISSDALLESRFTQKLCSVKCLTQCPNVVDLFFNLAAGEGVYLPKLCESQEGQSRRAMSELRSSGIVRDTLGPVGPVKLGEMAPEPATSMDYMPYAPAPEPATSMDHMSYAPAPASY from the exons ATGGCTATGAAAACTTTCTTCGTTGTTTCTATGCTTCTCCTTGCCGTCTATTTGCAAACCACACTTG GGAACGAAGTCAAGTGCGAGAAGCTGGACAAAGACACGTGTGCGTTTGCGGTCTCGTCGACCGGTAAACGCTGCGTCTTGGAGCAGAGCATTAAGAGGAGTGGAATCGAGGGGTACACGTGTCGGTCCTCGGAGATAGAAGCAGACAAGGTCACAAACATTATTGAATCAGACGAGTGCATCAAAGCGTGTGGTCTAGACCGGAAATCTTTGGGTATATCCTCGGACGCACTATTGGAATCCCGGTTTACTCAGAAACTCTGCTCGGTTAAATGCTTAACCCAATGCCCTAACGTCGTCGATCTCTTCTTCAACCTTGCTGCTGGCGAAG GTGTATATTTGCCGAAGCTATGTGAATCACAAGAAGGACAATCAAGAAGAGCAATGTCGGAACTTAGGAGCTCGGGAATTGTGAGGGACACTCTTGGACCGGTTGGACCGGTCAAGTTAGGCGAGATGGCACCAGAGCCAGCTACTTCAATGGACTACATGCCGTACGCACCGGCACCAGAGCCAGCTACTTCAATGGACCACATGTCGTACGCGCCCGCACCTGCGTCGTATTAA